The following are from one region of the Vitis riparia cultivar Riparia Gloire de Montpellier isolate 1030 chromosome 9, EGFV_Vit.rip_1.0, whole genome shotgun sequence genome:
- the LOC117922297 gene encoding probable LRR receptor-like serine/threonine-protein kinase At5g65240 isoform X5 codes for MLKSVDPNNQEFEWKKQMFTVLELLPWKLSVEEATLLIGQKRNASIVLIGHSLKGKGNLMGLVDPRLGLDFNKEEIMVMINIALLCTNVSPAVRPAMTFVSDPSAPCDDLKLKEMISLRPRKEHGFSSGVTSYSY; via the exons TGGAAGAAGCAGATGTTTACAGTTTTGGAATTGTTGCCTTGGAAATTGTCAGTGGAAGAAGCAACACTACTTATAGGTCAAAAGAGGAATGCATCTATCGTCTTGATTGG GCACTCATTAAAAGGGAAGGGGAATTTGATGGGTCTAGTCGACCCCAGATTGGGCTTAGACTTCAACAAGGAAGAGATCATGGTGATGATCAACATAGCTCTCCTGTGCACAAACGTCTCTCCAGCAGTCAGGCCAGCTAT GACATTTGTTTCTGATCCCAGTGCTCCTTGTGATGACTTAAAGCTCAAGGAGATGATATCGCTACGTCCAAGAAAAGAGCATGGGTTTAGCAGTGGTGTGACATCTTATTCATACTAA